In Arthrobacter alpinus, a single window of DNA contains:
- a CDS encoding class I SAM-dependent methyltransferase: MKKRPLRVVLAGETRTLETAGGIFSPDGVDKGTTILLSEAPAPATEGNLLDIGCGWGPIALTLALRSPEATVYAVDVNERSIELTTENAKTLGLKNVQASMPETVDPELRFNTIWSNPPIRVGKEELHSILLMWLPRLAHNGHAYLVVQKNLGSDSLQRWLAAELDERFPEAGFTVVRDSTNKTFRILRVTRTKP, translated from the coding sequence ATGAAAAAGCGGCCGCTGCGCGTGGTTTTGGCTGGTGAGACACGCACTCTTGAAACCGCTGGCGGCATCTTCAGCCCCGACGGCGTCGACAAGGGCACCACGATCCTCCTTTCAGAGGCACCGGCTCCGGCCACGGAGGGCAACCTCTTGGATATCGGCTGCGGGTGGGGTCCAATTGCCCTGACCTTGGCACTGCGCTCGCCCGAGGCAACGGTTTATGCCGTGGATGTCAACGAACGCTCCATCGAGCTGACAACTGAGAACGCCAAGACGCTGGGCTTGAAGAACGTTCAGGCCTCAATGCCTGAGACCGTGGATCCGGAACTTCGTTTCAACACCATCTGGTCAAACCCGCCTATCCGGGTGGGCAAAGAGGAATTGCACTCGATCTTGCTGATGTGGCTGCCCAGGCTGGCGCACAACGGCCACGCCTACCTGGTGGTGCAAAAGAATCTTGGCTCGGATTCACTGCAGCGCTGGCTGGCCGCCGAGCTGGACGAGCGATTCCCGGAAGCGGGCTTCACCGTGGTGCGCGATTCCACTAACAAGACATTCAGAATCCTGCGCGTCACCCGTACCAAGCCGTAA
- a CDS encoding LysM peptidoglycan-binding domain-containing protein, which yields MNAMVISAPPLSTTGISLTRRGRLVLLGIPAILTTAVMVFAALAIVLGSIASPAQASVEHVAVDMAEYAATVTVLQGDSLWSIAAASNPKRDVRDVVSEIVALNELGSGVVHAGQRLFVPLPK from the coding sequence ATGAATGCAATGGTTATCTCCGCACCACCCCTGAGTACTACCGGCATCAGCCTGACCCGGCGTGGCCGTCTGGTGCTGCTGGGCATCCCCGCCATCCTGACCACCGCCGTCATGGTTTTCGCAGCGTTGGCCATTGTCCTGGGCTCGATTGCCAGCCCGGCTCAGGCCTCCGTTGAACATGTGGCGGTGGACATGGCTGAGTACGCCGCCACAGTTACTGTTCTTCAAGGTGACAGCCTGTGGAGTATCGCGGCAGCCTCGAACCCCAAGCGCGATGTTCGAGACGTGGTCAGCGAGATTGTGGCCCTGAACGAACTTGGCAGCGGCGTGGTTCATGCCGGCCAGCGCCTTTTTGTTCCACTCCCCAAATAG
- a CDS encoding histidinol-phosphate transaminase, translating to MDQFERLSQLPLRDDLRGQHPYGAPQLEVPVLLNVNENTFGVPADAKEAILNAVAAELDGLNRYPDREFTVLRQELAAYLGHGLTEENLWAANGSNEVLQQLLQAFGGPGRSVMSFPPTYSMYPLLASGTGSAYVAGVRASDYSLSAESASVQVRAHAPNIVLLCSPNNPTGTALGLDVVKAVYEAGEASQAIVIVDEAYTEFSHAGTPSALDLLEGRPRLVVSRTMSKAFAMAGARLGYMAAAPEVTDAVRLVRLPYHLSAITQAAAVAALRNSASLLANVERIKIQRDRIVTELTAMGLTPAPSDSNFVFFGGIENPHEVWEALLAKGVLIRDVGIPGHLRVTAGTEAETTAFLTGLRAILGA from the coding sequence ATGGATCAGTTTGAACGCCTAAGCCAATTGCCACTCCGCGACGATCTGCGCGGACAGCATCCTTATGGTGCGCCCCAGCTCGAAGTGCCGGTGCTGTTGAATGTCAATGAAAACACCTTCGGCGTTCCCGCTGACGCGAAGGAAGCCATCCTCAACGCTGTCGCCGCCGAGCTTGACGGCCTCAATCGGTATCCGGACCGCGAATTTACGGTATTGCGCCAGGAACTGGCCGCCTACCTCGGGCACGGACTGACGGAGGAGAACTTGTGGGCCGCCAACGGGTCCAACGAAGTCCTCCAGCAACTTTTACAGGCGTTCGGCGGCCCCGGCCGGAGCGTGATGAGTTTCCCTCCCACCTACTCCATGTACCCGCTGCTGGCCAGCGGAACGGGTTCGGCCTATGTTGCCGGCGTTCGCGCGTCAGACTACAGTCTGAGCGCAGAATCGGCGTCCGTGCAGGTCCGTGCCCACGCCCCGAATATTGTTCTACTGTGCTCGCCCAACAACCCCACGGGAACAGCCCTTGGTTTGGATGTTGTGAAGGCCGTCTACGAGGCCGGTGAGGCATCACAGGCAATTGTCATTGTTGATGAGGCTTACACGGAGTTCTCGCATGCCGGGACACCCAGTGCACTCGACCTCCTTGAAGGCCGCCCACGCCTCGTAGTTTCGCGCACCATGAGCAAAGCTTTCGCCATGGCCGGCGCCCGTTTGGGCTACATGGCAGCCGCCCCAGAGGTAACCGACGCCGTTCGACTGGTTCGTCTGCCCTATCACCTGTCGGCCATTACCCAAGCTGCTGCTGTCGCGGCGCTGCGCAACTCAGCATCGCTGCTGGCCAACGTCGAGAGGATTAAGATTCAGCGCGATCGGATCGTCACCGAGCTGACGGCGATGGGTCTCACCCCAGCTCCCTCAGACTCGAACTTTGTCTTCTTTGGAGGCATCGAAAACCCCCACGAGGTGTGGGAAGCATTGCTGGCCAAGGGTGTCTTGATCCGCGACGTCGGGATCCCTGGGCACCTTCGTGTCACGGCAGGAACCGAAGCCGAGACCACGGCGTTCCTCACGGGGCTTCGCGCGATCCTGGGCGCTTAG
- the miaA gene encoding tRNA (adenosine(37)-N6)-dimethylallyltransferase MiaA has translation MSAHPVQHPDSPLPVVAIVGPTGSGKSELALQLAEHFDGEAVNADSMQFYRGMDIGTAKLPVAERRGIPHHLMDFLSVREDTTVASFQDLARAAISDIRSRGKLPILVGGSGLYVRAAIDVLEFPGTDPAIRAQLENELENSGLSILMARLQEVDPVSAARIGDGKRVVRALEVHQITGRPFSSFMPERDYVSPTVQIGLNGDRAELHERLAARVHTMVEQGLEHEVQSLIPEGLREGRTAQKALGYQQFLRVIDGESTVKNASEETIVATRQFARRQLTWFRADPRVNWLNWSQRDLSATAAALVSQAKGTPGT, from the coding sequence GTGAGCGCACACCCCGTGCAGCACCCCGATTCGCCCTTACCGGTAGTCGCCATTGTGGGACCCACCGGGTCAGGCAAATCCGAACTGGCTTTGCAGCTGGCCGAACACTTCGACGGTGAGGCGGTCAACGCCGATTCCATGCAGTTTTATCGCGGCATGGACATTGGTACAGCCAAACTTCCCGTGGCCGAACGCCGCGGCATCCCACACCACCTGATGGATTTCCTGAGCGTCCGCGAAGACACCACGGTTGCCTCCTTTCAAGATCTGGCCCGCGCCGCAATTTCCGACATTCGTTCACGCGGCAAGTTGCCCATTCTGGTGGGCGGCTCGGGCCTGTACGTCCGGGCAGCCATCGACGTCTTGGAGTTTCCCGGCACGGATCCTGCCATACGGGCACAGCTGGAAAACGAACTCGAGAACAGTGGCCTGTCAATACTCATGGCCCGTCTGCAGGAGGTTGATCCGGTCTCGGCCGCCCGCATTGGCGATGGCAAGCGAGTTGTCAGGGCGCTGGAGGTGCACCAGATCACCGGCCGCCCCTTCAGCTCCTTTATGCCCGAAAGGGACTACGTGAGCCCCACAGTACAGATTGGGCTCAACGGCGACCGTGCCGAGCTCCACGAACGGCTCGCGGCACGCGTGCACACCATGGTTGAGCAGGGGCTGGAACACGAAGTGCAATCCTTGATCCCGGAAGGGCTGCGAGAAGGGCGGACCGCTCAAAAGGCTTTGGGTTATCAGCAGTTTCTGCGCGTCATTGATGGCGAATCCACGGTGAAAAACGCTAGCGAGGAAACCATCGTTGCCACGCGTCAGTTCGCCCGGCGCCAACTCACCTGGTTCCGAGCCGACCCGCGCGTCAACTGGTTGAATTGGTCACAAAGGGATCTTTCTGCCACGGCAGCTGCCCTGGTGAGCCAGGCCAAAGGTACCCCGGGCACTTAG
- the dapF gene encoding diaminopimelate epimerase, giving the protein MNETSAPLTGMRFSKGHGTGNDFVLVADPDGEKSISPEQIAALCDRRRGIGGDGLIRAVRSRHLPEGVELLADNPTAEWFMDYNNGDGSRSEMCGNGVRVFVHFLITQGLVSLEAGEELTIGTRAGIKVVSRTDAGYRVDMGPWDFIHPEARQSGSDSLVNVAGLPVERPALSITMGNPHTVVALADLDELASTNLNEAPVVTPVPPYGTNVEFAVPAQPLVTDDVGHISMRVHERGVGETLSCGTGACAAAAATRFWAGSEAPDVWAVTVPGGVVGVRFFPGPDGREHVELSGPAVIVADGVLA; this is encoded by the coding sequence ATGAATGAGACCTCGGCACCCTTGACAGGCATGCGCTTTTCCAAAGGCCATGGAACCGGCAACGACTTTGTTCTGGTGGCGGATCCCGACGGTGAGAAGAGTATTTCGCCCGAACAGATCGCGGCCCTGTGCGACCGTCGGCGCGGCATTGGCGGCGACGGCCTGATCCGCGCCGTCCGCTCCCGACACCTGCCCGAGGGTGTGGAACTACTTGCAGACAACCCCACGGCCGAGTGGTTCATGGATTACAACAACGGCGATGGTTCGCGATCGGAAATGTGCGGCAACGGCGTTCGCGTCTTCGTTCACTTCCTCATCACCCAAGGACTAGTATCCTTGGAGGCCGGCGAGGAGCTGACCATCGGAACCCGTGCGGGCATCAAGGTCGTCTCGCGCACCGACGCCGGTTACCGCGTGGACATGGGGCCGTGGGACTTTATTCACCCGGAGGCGCGCCAAAGCGGCTCCGATTCCCTCGTAAACGTGGCTGGGCTCCCGGTTGAGCGCCCTGCCCTCTCCATCACCATGGGCAACCCCCACACAGTTGTGGCACTGGCGGATCTGGACGAGCTGGCCAGTACCAACCTCAACGAAGCACCGGTGGTGACTCCCGTGCCGCCGTATGGCACCAACGTCGAATTCGCCGTACCGGCCCAGCCCCTCGTAACGGACGACGTCGGACACATCAGCATGCGTGTTCACGAACGCGGCGTGGGGGAGACCCTGTCCTGCGGGACTGGCGCCTGCGCTGCTGCCGCCGCGACCCGTTTCTGGGCCGGCAGCGAAGCTCCTGATGTTTGGGCGGTTACAGTCCCGGGCGGCGTGGTTGGCGTACGATTCTTCCCCGGCCCCGACGGTCGCGAGCACGTTGAGCTCAGCGGCCCGGCCGTCATCGTTGCCGACGGCGTCCTGGCCTAA
- the hflX gene encoding GTPase HflX has product MSNASAHPGSDDNLLPEAGDEGTTTHGSSNTGTSHQDMSVAEIEAVIDRILAKDAAASRAVSEDADEEAQDPYQGVPSTRPLAGQAQAVSSLKLQHSIFDGDQSELAERNALRRKASHSTELEDVSEVEYRQLRLERVVLAGLWSQGTMADAENSLRELAALAETAGSEVLDGLVQRRAKPDPATYLGTGKAQELKDIVHATGADTVIIDGNLAPSQRRTLEEVVKVKVIDRTALILDIFAQHAKSREGRAQVELAQMEYLLPRLRGWGESMSRQAGGRVGAAGGGIGSRGPGETKMELDRRKIRTRMAKLRREIAAMRPARETKRANRKRNSVPSVAIAGYTNAGKSSLLNRLTDAGVLVENALFATLDPTVRKTETADGLGYTLVDTVGFVRSLPTQLVEAFRSTLEEVADADLILHIVDASHPDPEGQISAVRTVFAEVGALQIPEIIILNKADIADPFVIERLRQHESRTVVVSARTGAGIDELLEAISEAIPHPSVTLTLLIPYDRGDVLNKLHRTDAEIISLEHGEHGTLATVRVREDLAAEVEPFVQHA; this is encoded by the coding sequence ATGTCCAACGCATCTGCACACCCTGGTTCCGACGATAACCTGCTGCCCGAGGCAGGCGACGAAGGAACAACAACACACGGCTCATCGAACACGGGCACCTCTCACCAGGACATGTCAGTTGCCGAGATTGAAGCGGTGATTGATCGCATCCTAGCTAAGGACGCGGCCGCAAGCCGTGCCGTGAGCGAGGACGCTGACGAGGAAGCCCAGGACCCGTACCAGGGTGTTCCTTCTACACGTCCCTTGGCCGGTCAGGCGCAGGCTGTTTCGTCGTTGAAACTCCAGCACAGCATCTTTGACGGTGATCAAAGTGAACTTGCCGAACGCAACGCCCTGCGTCGCAAGGCAAGCCACTCAACCGAGCTCGAAGACGTTTCCGAAGTTGAGTACCGCCAGCTGCGGCTCGAGCGCGTTGTTCTCGCCGGCCTGTGGTCGCAGGGGACCATGGCCGACGCTGAAAACTCACTGAGGGAACTGGCCGCCTTGGCCGAAACCGCTGGCTCGGAAGTCCTTGATGGTCTGGTGCAGCGTCGCGCCAAGCCCGATCCGGCAACCTACCTGGGTACCGGCAAGGCCCAAGAACTCAAGGACATCGTGCACGCAACAGGTGCAGACACCGTCATCATCGACGGTAACCTTGCCCCGTCCCAGCGCCGCACGCTCGAAGAAGTTGTCAAGGTCAAGGTCATTGACCGTACGGCCCTGATTTTGGACATCTTCGCCCAGCACGCCAAGTCTCGCGAAGGCCGGGCCCAGGTTGAGTTGGCCCAGATGGAATACCTACTGCCGCGATTGCGCGGTTGGGGTGAATCCATGTCTCGCCAGGCCGGTGGCCGTGTAGGTGCCGCCGGTGGTGGCATTGGCTCGCGTGGTCCCGGTGAAACGAAGATGGAATTGGACCGCCGAAAGATCCGTACCCGGATGGCAAAGCTGCGCCGTGAAATCGCCGCCATGCGTCCGGCTCGCGAAACCAAACGGGCCAACCGCAAGCGCAACAGTGTGCCATCCGTAGCCATTGCGGGCTACACGAACGCCGGCAAGTCATCCCTGCTGAACCGTTTGACCGATGCCGGAGTTTTGGTTGAGAACGCGCTGTTTGCAACCCTGGATCCCACAGTACGCAAGACCGAGACCGCTGACGGATTGGGCTACACCCTGGTCGACACCGTTGGCTTTGTGCGTTCCCTGCCCACTCAATTGGTTGAGGCCTTCCGTTCCACCCTTGAAGAAGTGGCCGATGCTGATCTGATTCTGCACATCGTGGATGCATCGCACCCGGATCCGGAGGGTCAGATCTCCGCCGTGCGCACAGTCTTTGCCGAGGTCGGGGCACTGCAAATTCCCGAGATCATCATTCTCAACAAGGCAGACATCGCCGATCCATTTGTCATTGAGCGGCTCCGCCAGCACGAATCCCGCACCGTGGTGGTTTCGGCCCGCACTGGCGCAGGCATTGACGAACTGCTGGAAGCCATTAGCGAAGCCATTCCGCACCCCAGCGTGACCCTGACACTGCTGATTCCCTATGACCGTGGTGATGTGCTGAACAAGTTGCACCGCACCGACGCGGAAATTATCTCTCTTGAACACGGCGAACACGGCACACTGGCTACGGTCCGTGTCCGTGAAGACCTTGCAGCCGAGGTTGAGCCGTTTGTCCAGCATGCCTGA
- a CDS encoding regulatory protein RecX: protein MNNASPVPELDPDANPASVARAIVLRQLTHSPKSRFQLSQKLAERHIPEDVAEAVLDRFEAVKLIDDAEFAQMWVRSRSLHKSLARGALKRELAEKGIDPHLAQDALDQVDDDTERRQAKDFVRKKLRGSIDLSERSERDKYTRRWVAMLARKGFNPGTAFEVVAQVIDEYLEDV, encoded by the coding sequence ATGAACAACGCATCACCAGTACCGGAACTGGACCCCGACGCCAACCCGGCGTCGGTGGCCAGGGCCATCGTGTTGCGCCAGCTGACGCATTCACCCAAGAGCCGCTTTCAGCTCAGTCAAAAACTTGCCGAACGCCACATCCCTGAGGACGTGGCAGAAGCCGTGCTTGACCGCTTTGAGGCGGTGAAGCTGATCGATGACGCCGAGTTTGCGCAAATGTGGGTGCGCAGCCGGTCTCTCCACAAGTCGCTGGCGCGTGGCGCGCTCAAACGGGAACTGGCCGAAAAGGGCATTGACCCACATCTGGCCCAGGATGCCCTGGATCAAGTTGACGACGATACCGAGCGGCGACAGGCCAAGGACTTCGTCCGCAAAAAACTGCGCGGATCCATCGACTTGAGCGAGCGCAGTGAACGGGACAAATACACCCGCCGCTGGGTTGCCATGCTGGCCCGAAAGGGATTCAACCCCGGCACGGCCTTTGAAGTTGTTGCTCAGGTCATTGACGAGTACCTAGAGGACGTCTAG
- the miaB gene encoding tRNA (N6-isopentenyl adenosine(37)-C2)-methylthiotransferase MiaB — MNVHDSERMAGLLETAGLVAFDDGGGTGELDGHGQPVGPSPDVVVFNTCAVRENADNKLYGNLGMLAHVKETNPGMQIAVGGCLAQKDRDTIQKRAPWVDVVFGTHNVGALPVLLERARHNTDAQMEILESLEVFPSTLPTRRDSVYAGWVSISVGCNNTCTFCIVPSLRGKERDRRPGEILAEVQALVDDGAIEVTLLGQNVNSYGVEFGDRLAFGKLLRACGDIKGLERVRFTSPHPAAFTDDVIEAMAETPNVMPQLHMPLQSGSDKVLKDMRRSYRSAKFLGILDKVRELLPNAAISTDIIVGFPGETEEDFQATLDVVEKSRFATAFTYQYSKRPGTPAADLPDQLPKEVVQERFLRLTALQDRIAAEENAKQIAREVEVMVTADSGRKAAKTNRLSGRAKDQRLVHFSVPEGAETPRPGDLVTVTITEAAAFHLIADPATVADYKLRRSRAGDAWDLAQAESCGVPQTGGSAGGTASVKPKVSLGMPSLPVRSA; from the coding sequence ATGAACGTCCACGACTCAGAGCGCATGGCCGGGCTGTTGGAAACCGCGGGCTTGGTCGCCTTCGATGATGGCGGCGGCACAGGTGAGCTCGACGGGCACGGCCAGCCCGTGGGGCCCAGTCCCGACGTCGTCGTATTCAACACCTGTGCCGTCCGGGAGAACGCGGACAACAAGCTCTACGGCAACCTGGGCATGCTGGCGCATGTCAAGGAGACGAACCCCGGCATGCAGATCGCCGTGGGTGGCTGCCTGGCACAGAAGGACCGCGATACCATCCAGAAGCGTGCGCCCTGGGTAGACGTGGTGTTCGGCACCCACAACGTCGGCGCCCTGCCCGTACTCCTGGAGCGCGCCCGCCACAACACGGACGCCCAGATGGAAATTCTGGAATCCCTGGAGGTCTTCCCCTCCACGCTGCCAACCCGCCGAGACTCCGTATATGCCGGCTGGGTCAGCATCTCCGTTGGCTGCAACAACACCTGCACCTTTTGCATCGTGCCGTCGCTGCGCGGCAAGGAACGCGATCGCCGCCCGGGGGAGATCTTGGCCGAGGTTCAGGCACTCGTGGACGACGGCGCCATTGAAGTCACGCTGCTGGGCCAAAACGTGAACTCCTACGGCGTCGAATTCGGCGATCGCCTCGCCTTCGGAAAATTGCTCCGTGCCTGCGGTGACATTAAGGGCCTGGAGCGTGTGCGCTTCACAAGCCCCCACCCGGCCGCCTTCACTGACGACGTCATCGAGGCCATGGCAGAGACTCCCAACGTGATGCCGCAACTGCACATGCCCCTGCAGTCCGGCTCCGACAAGGTCCTCAAGGACATGCGCCGTTCCTACCGCTCAGCGAAATTCCTGGGCATCCTGGACAAGGTCCGTGAGCTCCTCCCGAACGCAGCCATCTCCACCGACATCATTGTGGGCTTCCCAGGTGAAACGGAGGAAGACTTCCAAGCCACGCTCGACGTCGTGGAAAAGTCACGCTTTGCCACAGCGTTCACCTACCAATACTCCAAGCGGCCAGGGACACCCGCCGCCGATCTGCCTGATCAGCTGCCCAAAGAAGTGGTCCAGGAGCGTTTCCTGCGCCTGACAGCCCTTCAGGACCGGATCGCCGCCGAGGAGAACGCCAAGCAAATAGCTCGTGAGGTGGAAGTCATGGTCACCGCCGACTCGGGCCGCAAGGCTGCGAAGACCAATAGGCTCTCCGGCCGCGCCAAGGATCAGCGCCTGGTTCACTTCAGCGTCCCCGAAGGTGCCGAGACTCCGCGTCCCGGCGACCTCGTCACGGTCACGATTACCGAAGCCGCCGCATTCCACCTCATTGCTGACCCCGCAACTGTGGCCGACTACAAACTCCGCCGCTCCCGCGCAGGCGACGCCTGGGACTTGGCACAGGCCGAGTCCTGCGGCGTGCCTCAAACAGGGGGAAGCGCGGGTGGAACCGCCAGCGTCAAGCCCAAGGTCAGCCTCGGCATGCCGTCACTGCCCGTACGTTCAGCGTGA
- a CDS encoding ATP-dependent DNA helicase, producing the protein MPDSEFSQQALTLLDKAVESMGGQRRDGQHEMVRRVVEAIESGDHLLVQAGTGTGKSLAYLIPLIVNALTSEKPAVVATATLALQAQIVGRDVPRLLAALEPILPRPIDVALVKGRSNYVCKQKLGGGFPTEDTGEGALFTLGEDTSVAHLPGATSGPTSQLGKEVVRLREWAQDTETGDRDELVPGVTDRAWRQVSVTSMECLGAQKCPLATECFAELARARGADADIVVTNHAMLAISAFEGIAVLPEYDVVVVDEAHELQDRVTGAVTGQLSVQMIQAAASSTRKHTAVPVETLQASAAALDMALAGAPEGLLPNGLNDTQSQAIEQVRDAVRAALSDSKPDGNAAADGGRSIARSRLNLIFDLCERLLVAADAREVVWASRPGSFVPGQGYQKADESEPAVLNIAPLSVAMKLREGLFADRTVVLTSATLAIGESFQGTAGGLGLLGPSAPKWTGSDVGSPFDYPKQGMLYVAAHLKKPGFGMSPEQMDELADLITAAGGGTLALFSSRRAAEDAAEKLRKKLKVKILCQGDSSMSGLIKQFADEPDTCLFGTMSLWQGVDVQGASCRLVVIDRIPFPRPDDPLVTARARAVAQSGGDGFIAISATHAAVRLAQGVGRLIRSSQDRGVVAVLDSRLANASYGGFLRAALPPFWSTKDRAVALSALKRLSGK; encoded by the coding sequence ATGCCTGATAGTGAATTTTCGCAACAAGCCCTGACGCTTTTGGACAAAGCGGTTGAATCCATGGGGGGCCAACGCCGCGATGGCCAGCACGAGATGGTTCGCCGTGTCGTGGAGGCCATCGAAAGTGGAGACCACCTGCTGGTACAGGCCGGCACCGGAACGGGCAAGTCCCTGGCTTACCTGATTCCGCTGATCGTCAACGCACTCACAAGCGAGAAACCTGCTGTGGTGGCTACGGCAACGCTGGCCCTGCAGGCGCAGATCGTCGGGCGTGATGTACCCAGGCTCTTGGCAGCTTTGGAACCGATCCTGCCCCGCCCCATCGATGTCGCCCTGGTCAAGGGGCGCAGCAACTATGTGTGCAAGCAGAAGCTAGGTGGCGGCTTCCCCACGGAAGATACTGGGGAAGGAGCCCTCTTCACGCTGGGCGAGGACACCAGTGTGGCGCACCTGCCGGGCGCCACCTCCGGGCCCACATCCCAGCTTGGCAAGGAAGTTGTCCGCCTGCGGGAATGGGCTCAAGATACGGAAACGGGGGACCGGGACGAGCTGGTGCCCGGCGTTACTGACCGGGCATGGCGTCAAGTTTCAGTGACGTCAATGGAGTGCCTTGGCGCCCAAAAGTGTCCCCTGGCCACCGAATGTTTCGCCGAGTTGGCCCGCGCCCGCGGCGCCGACGCGGACATTGTGGTCACGAACCACGCCATGCTGGCCATCAGCGCCTTTGAAGGCATTGCCGTGCTGCCGGAGTACGACGTTGTGGTGGTGGATGAAGCCCACGAACTTCAGGACAGGGTCACCGGTGCGGTCACGGGGCAGTTGTCAGTGCAAATGATTCAAGCTGCCGCCTCCAGCACCCGTAAGCACACTGCCGTGCCTGTGGAGACACTGCAGGCAAGTGCAGCAGCATTGGACATGGCGCTTGCCGGTGCGCCCGAGGGCTTGCTACCCAACGGCCTCAACGACACTCAGAGCCAGGCGATCGAGCAGGTGCGGGACGCCGTGCGTGCTGCCCTTTCGGATTCAAAGCCTGATGGAAATGCGGCTGCAGACGGTGGCCGCTCCATTGCCAGATCCCGGCTGAACCTGATCTTCGATCTGTGTGAACGGCTCTTGGTGGCTGCCGATGCTCGGGAAGTTGTCTGGGCATCACGCCCTGGGAGCTTCGTACCCGGGCAGGGCTATCAAAAGGCCGACGAGAGCGAACCTGCCGTCTTGAACATTGCGCCCTTGAGCGTCGCCATGAAGTTGCGTGAAGGGCTCTTTGCAGACCGCACAGTGGTGCTGACATCGGCCACCCTTGCCATTGGCGAGTCATTCCAGGGAACCGCAGGAGGTTTGGGCTTGCTCGGCCCAAGTGCGCCCAAATGGACGGGCTCCGACGTGGGCTCTCCGTTTGATTACCCCAAACAGGGCATGTTGTACGTAGCGGCGCATCTGAAGAAGCCCGGGTTCGGTATGTCACCGGAGCAAATGGATGAATTGGCCGATCTCATCACGGCAGCCGGTGGCGGCACCCTTGCCCTGTTCTCCTCAAGGCGTGCCGCCGAGGACGCGGCGGAGAAGCTTCGAAAGAAGCTCAAGGTCAAGATCCTGTGCCAGGGAGATTCATCCATGTCCGGGTTGATCAAGCAATTCGCTGACGAACCAGACACGTGCCTCTTCGGCACCATGTCACTGTGGCAGGGCGTTGATGTCCAAGGCGCATCATGCCGCCTCGTTGTGATCGACAGGATTCCGTTCCCGCGACCCGACGATCCACTGGTGACAGCCCGGGCGCGCGCCGTGGCGCAAAGCGGCGGTGACGGCTTCATCGCCATCTCAGCCACCCACGCAGCCGTTCGACTGGCCCAGGGCGTTGGTCGGCTGATCCGCTCCAGCCAGGACCGCGGAGTTGTCGCCGTCCTTGATTCACGCCTCGCCAACGCCAGCTATGGGGGATTCCTGCGCGCAGCCCTGCCGCCCTTCTGGTCCACTAAGGACCGGGCAGTTGCGCTGTCGGCGCTGAAACGCCTTTCAGGCAAGTAA
- the lexA gene encoding transcriptional repressor LexA has protein sequence MALPEPPHRIPQAPSRAGMKGLTVRQKKILECIQRSIADKGYPPSMREIGDAVGLASLSSVTHQLTQLERHGYLRRDPKRPRAMEVLIPLVLDNGAVEIEGVSSPTALRSSNGLNFAELSSSSDTAFVPLVGRIAAGGPILADQSVDDIMPLPRQIVGNGELFMLKVQGDSMIDAAICDGDWVVIRQQKTANNGDIVAALLEDEATVKTFRQRDGHTWLLPQNTRYEPILGDHATIMGKVVSVLRSL, from the coding sequence ATGGCGCTTCCAGAACCACCGCACCGCATCCCCCAGGCTCCCAGCCGCGCCGGCATGAAGGGCCTGACGGTTCGGCAGAAGAAGATCCTTGAGTGCATTCAGCGCTCCATCGCGGACAAGGGCTACCCGCCGTCCATGCGTGAAATTGGGGATGCTGTGGGATTGGCAAGTCTTTCCAGCGTCACGCACCAGCTGACCCAACTTGAACGTCACGGATACCTGCGCCGTGACCCCAAGCGCCCCCGCGCCATGGAAGTCTTGATCCCCCTCGTTTTGGACAACGGAGCCGTGGAGATCGAGGGCGTCAGTTCCCCTACGGCACTGCGCAGTTCGAATGGTCTGAATTTCGCAGAGCTCAGCAGCTCCTCGGACACGGCGTTCGTGCCTTTGGTGGGACGCATCGCAGCCGGCGGGCCCATTTTGGCTGATCAGTCGGTGGATGACATCATGCCGCTGCCACGTCAGATTGTGGGCAACGGCGAGCTATTCATGCTCAAGGTTCAGGGTGATTCCATGATCGACGCCGCCATTTGCGACGGCGACTGGGTTGTTATCCGGCAGCAGAAAACAGCCAACAATGGTGACATCGTGGCGGCATTGCTGGAAGATGAGGCAACCGTCAAGACTTTCAGGCAACGCGATGGCCACACATGGCTGCTCCCGCAAAACACCCGCTACGAGCCGATCCTCGGCGACCACGCCACCATCATGGGCAAGGTCGTTTCGGTGCTGCGAAGCCTGTAG